The sequence ACGTCCGGCGGTCGCGCCGGCGCGGGCACCGCTGTATACGCTCGCTGCGGCGGTGGCGACGGCGCGGATCGCTCGAGAGGCGGGCGTCGATGCGCAGATCAAGTGGCCGAACGACGTGGTCGTCCCGGTCGGGGACGACGGCGACTACCGGAAGCTCGCTGGCATTCTCACTGAAATGGAAGGTGAAACGGACAGGATCGACTGGCTCGTCGTCGGGATCGGCATCAACGCGAACCTCGACGCGTCCGACCTGCCAGACGGCGCAACGAGCGTTCGCGACGAGACGGGCGACGACGTCGATCGTCGTCGGTTCGTACAGCGCCTCGTCGAGGAGTTCGACCGCGCTCGGGGCGACCTCGAGTCGGTCGTGTCCGCCTGGCGTGAACTCGCGTTGACGATCGGACAACGCGTCCGGGTCGAGCGAGCGACCGGCGAACTCGTCGGTGACGCCGTCGACGTCACCGAGACCGGTGCGCTAGTTCTCGAAACGGACGACGGTCGAACGACGGTTTCGGCCGGCGACTGCGAACACCTGCGGCCGACCTGAGACGGACTGTTGCCCGTCCGCTCGACGTGGTTGTAAAACCCGATTGAACTCCCGGTTCACTCCACTGTAACCCGTGCCGGTCTGGGCTATTCTACTGCGACCTGTGGCTGGTCTACACCGTCATCGATCTTGTTCGGATCGACGTTTACCGTCAGGACGGGTACTGCAGCGCTTCTGACCACCCGTTCGGTCACGCTTCCGAGCAGTAGCCGGTCGATTCCACCGCGGCCGTGCGTTCCCATCACGACCAGATCGCACGAAGACGGTGTGGCTTCGTCGATGATGACTCGGCTGGGCGATCCTTCGAGGACCGCCGTCTCCACTTCTACCGACTCCGGTGCGAGCTGTTCGACGCGTTCGACCGCTGCTCGTCCCTCTTCGCGGAGGGCTTTGCTGATCCCCTCCCACGCCGTTTCCATCGGTAAGCCGCCGTAGCCCGCCGCATTGACGACGTAGATCGCTCGGATGACCGCGTCGTGAGCACGCGCGACGTCGAATGCATACTCGAGGGCGTGCTCGACCTCCGGCGATCCGTCGGTCGGAACGAGGATGCGGTCGTACATCGTGGTATGTTCTAACGTAACACCGCTGGCTATAATAGTGTTGTTGTGACCGGGACCGGTGACCGATCAGGGCGATACTACGTCGCGAACGTCGTCGACGCCGGCACGCCGGACCACGGCTCGAACCGGATCGCGGACCCCCGTGAGGTTATCCGAGTCGCCGTCCAGTACGATTACTCGAGCCGGCCGACCGGGTTCGATCGATCCGTACTCGAGGCCTGCGAGCTCGGCTCCATTGATCGTCGCCATCCGGAGGATCTCCGGGGCGGGAAGGTCGGATATCTTCGAGAGAACCGCCATCTCACGGAACATCGACGGCGAGTTGAGCATCACGTTGTCGGTTCCGAGTGCGAGCGTCGTTCGTTCTGAGAGTTCCTCGTAGGGGGAGAGCCCGACGTCGGTAACGAGGTTCGAACGCGGACAGACGACGATCGGCACCTGACTGTCAGCGATCCGCTCCATGTGAATCGGTTGCGGATGGACGACGTGGACGAGGAACTCCGGATCGAGGTCGAGCGCCGGATTGATATCGCTCTCGTCGACTTCGCCCGCG is a genomic window of Natrarchaeobius halalkaliphilus containing:
- a CDS encoding biotin--[acetyl-CoA-carboxylase] ligase; the protein is MNETREAILEAIADGPVSGPDLATDLDVSRAAIWKHIDELRDAAFEIESGPHGYELLDVSAYNGPSIEYELEAPFSVEYHDAVESTNDLARERAVHGATDVAVVANEQRGSRGRLEREWSSPAGGIWISLVTRPAVAPARAPLYTLAAAVATARIAREAGVDAQIKWPNDVVVPVGDDGDYRKLAGILTEMEGETDRIDWLVVGIGINANLDASDLPDGATSVRDETGDDVDRRRFVQRLVEEFDRARGDLESVVSAWRELALTIGQRVRVERATGELVGDAVDVTETGALVLETDDGRTTVSAGDCEHLRPT
- a CDS encoding universal stress protein; protein product: MYDRILVPTDGSPEVEHALEYAFDVARAHDAVIRAIYVVNAAGYGGLPMETAWEGISKALREEGRAAVERVEQLAPESVEVETAVLEGSPSRVIIDEATPSSCDLVVMGTHGRGGIDRLLLGSVTERVVRSAAVPVLTVNVDPNKIDDGVDQPQVAVE